TACCGTGGCAGGGTACTATTCTACCACTAGAGGACTGGTGCTTGTTGCTAGATGGTTGTCAATCGAAGTTATGACTTAGTTTCAAATACTTAGGCAATATTGGAGGTAAACAATTCGAACCAATAACTTCCGTATTGTTAGTTGTGTATTATGCGAAGATAGTATAATGGGTTTGTAACTATCCGTTGGGACGGCCATTTCCAAAAGGGGTATTGATAACGGAGATGAAGATGAATAGAAGCCAACAATAGAGAGGACAGTGACCAAAACATGCATTACACATTTTCTAATAATATTTCGTTTTATGTAAAATGAACAACACGAATAGAGTTGGCACAAATAAGAAGACTTGCGTTTCATCTAAACTTATACATCATATGCAGTAAATCCAGTAATGAACTAACTATTTAGGAGATAGAGAAGGTAGACACTATCACATGTAGGGGTGGCAATGGTATAGAAAACCATTCCAACCAATTCGTATACCAACCGTATCAAATATGTTGGTATACCAAATACTTGGTACAtggtatatgatatagtataCCGTACCAATATTAAAAATACGGTAGGTAGGTGGTATAGATTTtccatataccatggtatatcgtacctaccaacttatattatattaaattatttaattaaaaaatatatatatatctttaaatttcaattgtagatttattgaaaaataaattcaaaccatatatatttactaaccttaatctaatctctctgagtttctttctcaattacactatttttctcgtcttcaatttctttatttaataatgaatgaatcgattcaatcgaattcccaagtacaaatgcttagacctatcagtagcaccatcactgcttacaacatgtcaacatatatcgcatttaaacctatcatttattttttcaattgttttgagaattcataagtactttaagagtttgactatttggactttgactttctatttatgactttgtatttggtaatttagttgaagttatataagactttagaattctattgttatttcacttatttattattatttatttgggttgggccttaaaatttttgggccttaaatatgttggtacaagcccattaccaaccgtaccaaccgtaccacttaattggtataccaacgttattggttggtataaattgtggatttttcataccaaatatatattggttggtatatggtattgaaaaattaagactggtataccaaccaatccagTCCTAATCACATGTCGGATCGGCGGCGAGATTACGAGTGCTGGCCGGTGGTGGGTCTGGAAGAAGCTGGGAAATGCCAACTAGCTGATTTGGATGTCAGAGTTTGTACGTGGCTGATAATTTTGTAAGGTAAGGTACGTGTCAGATGTTCAGCTTCATGAAGTTGAAGGTGAATCAACTTCGATTAGGGTTCACCAAACCAGCCATGGGTCCTCTCCAGTCTCCACCATGTTACTTTTCACATCATTCTTCTGGTTTTTGTTTTAGGTTGACGTCTTCGTGTACAGCTTCCTAGCTAGGGCAGGTAATTTGGTAACTAATTAAGTTCACGACTGATTACTTGTTTTTAACTCTACTCAGTTATCGCCAGTGGTCACAACTCTATACTCTTTAGTCAATACCTAATTGATCGGTTCGGTAATGGGACATTGGGACTATTCATTAGCCAGGCACTTCATGCCAAACAGTTTGGTGGCACAATTAGTACATTGGAGTCAAGAAtattaatcaattaatttgTAATGACTAAGAGGAAGCTAATCACTTTTTAGGTCATTTCATATTCAGCGTAAATCGGGAAATTGAAGTTTTGACCCATAAGTCAATTTATCAATCCAAGATCAAATGTATTCACAGTACGTACTAGCTAGATAAATAAGATTTACATGTGATGTCACTACTAACAAAAAATGGTCTCACACTGATTTTACTCACACTGACCACTATAAATCAGTGGCATATATAAATTCATACTGACATCCGTGTGAGATAAATTCATTTGAGCTCATCAGAAATTTATACATTATAATAACTATCAAAATCAGTGTCTATAAAAATATACACGGACATCCGTGTGAAATAACGATTTCACACACATATTTAAGTGAGTACTGATTAAtagcttattttcaatttattattttcttttattatatatattgtggtCACTGTTGTTAGTGTATGATATAACGCAAACATTTATCCGTGTGTAATGAAAAATTACACATGGATTTCTGTGTGCAATATAGCTTATTTTCTACAGAAATCAGTAGGTAATATTGATTCAAGATTTAGGGGTTTGAAAAACCCCCCACCTCGctctcttcaatctcactcTCCCAGATCCCTCTCCTCCAAAAACCAAAGCCTCCTTCTTCTACCCCAAACCCTTCTCCTCAAAATTCTCCGTGTTAATGTCTTCTCCACCTTCGGCCCCTCACTCCCCAATTCTCCTCcaaaaacctaaaaacaaCCCCACCTCCTCCGTCACCTTCACCATCTCCTGCAAACCCCAAAATTTAGCTCCATACACAATTATTGAAAACATGTCTCTCCCCACAGAAAACCCGAAATCTCAAATCTCACAACTAAACCCCAAATCCCAAACCTTCCACTTCCACGACAACAACCGTCGCTTGCCTTCCACCCAGAAATCGCCGACTCCGGTGACACCAATCCCCCGATGTCCACTTCTCCTGGTTTTGATCGAATCAAAACTTCCTCGCCAAAATCCACTTGCTCGCTCAACCGGAACAACTTATTCTCCCTCTCTCCTTGCTCCTAGAATGGAAGCACCGTTGGTGACGAGGTTCTCGATTATGTGACAAACACTTTCGGACTTGATGGCATGGGCTAGATCTTCTTTTAGGTAATCTCTATTTATCTTCCTTTTCATTTCGATTAGGTTAGAGTTCAGGTTATGGGTTGAAGTTTTATGAGCTTGTTGTGATGATTTGGCTAGTTTGTAAATGAGCTATGACTGTAATTTAGGTTAGTATCATACATCTCAGTCTCATGCTATTATTCGCAGGTTAGTATAGTTGTAGAAGCTGATCCGGAGGTTTTAGGTGATAAACGTGTGCAACCAGCTGTTGAAGGGCGGTTCTGTGATTCTGCAATTTCTGTTAGAGAAGCAGCACTGGAACTTGTAGGGAGGCATATTTCTTCCCATCCTGATGTTGGTTTGAAGGTGTGTATAAGTTTTTTCACTTCTAAGTTTTTGATACATTTTATATTCTAAAAGTTTTGGTACATACTATGTTCTAATGTTTTGGTTTATCTTCTCCACTGTTTCCTTTAGTATTTTGAGAAGGTTGTTGAGAGAATCAAAGATACGGGTGTCAGTGTTCGAAAGCGATCTATTAAAATTATACGAGATATGTGCATCTCAAACAGGGACTTCTCTGAATTTACAAGTGCTTGCATTGCGATCATTTCCCGTATTGGTGACGACGAATCAAGTATACAGGTAATCTGAAGCAGTAACTGCGTTAGATTTAGAATGGAACTATAATCACATATTCGAAGAATCAATTTTTCTGGAATTCACCTAGTACTTAGATCCTCAACTTTAAAAGAAATTTCAGGCTAGTTTAGGGATTTTTTATGCTCTAGATTGGTCATCAGTTTTAATTATTTCCTTTGTCCACAGGATCTTGTTTGCATGACATTTTATGAGTTCTGGTTTGAGGAACAGACTGGTTCACATACTCAATTCTTTGGAGATGATAGCTCTGTTCCATTGGAGGTGGCTAAAAAACTGAACAGATAGTTGAGATGTTGAGGAGGATGCCAACACCGCACCATCTTGTGACCGTCATTAAGCGCAACTTGGCCCTTGATTTTTTCCCGCAGGTAACTAAAGCTGCAGGAATCAGTACCGTCTTACTTTCATCAGTACGCATTCGATGTGAGCTAATGTGCAAATTTTTACTGGAAAGGATATTGCgggtaatttattttttatttgttagTTTTTACTGCTTAAAATGATCATGTTAATGTTGAAATCTGataatttaagagtttttacTTGTCAGGTTGAAGAAATGAACATCCAGGAAGTTGAGATGCGTGCACTTCCATATGTGCAAGTTCTGCATGCTTTTTGTGTTGTGGATCCAACACTATGTGCACCAGCTTCTAACCCTTCACAGTTTGTGGTTACTCTTCAGCCTTATCTAAAGAGTCAGGTTAGTTTCATTTCGCTGGTCATAATATAAAGTTGTAATCTTAGAATTTTTAATGACTTTAAAGTCATTTTGAATCAAATGCCACAATTATTCTTTGTTTACGTTATATACTAAAGAGCTGATTTTACAAGTTGTCCTGGTTTTCTTCTCTCAATCTTTTACTGGATTGCTTGGATGTGCAAATTTGGTGCATCTGTACATGGAACAATGTGTTTCTGACAAAACACTGTATTTATACATGTGTAGATATATTTATAGATTCATGTGTACATTTTATCCATATACCTCTTTGTTTTATGTTCAACTCTGGtatgatatataatcttatCAGTCTTGAAGTTGTTTAGCAGAGTTTTATGGACTAGGTATTGCTTGTTGATGTTGCTCAAAATAATGCAGGTGGCTCCCATGGAATGGATGGCGCTTCTACACATGCATGGGCACAAATGTATGCTGCATGAACCTCAAAATGTTACTAAGGGTATCAAGTATGTGTTTCATTCAGATGTTGTATTTGCTCGATGTAAGTATTGGATGATCTTTGATATAAACTTGTGTAATGCGAGTGTTTCTAAGTTTCTCGATAACTAAAAGAATATAATACCTGACATGTTAACCATCAATTCATTGTTGAtctgaattttctttttttcttctgatgTTATATACAATCTTGTGCCTTTTGTAATCCAAGAATGAATCTAGTTTGAAAATATGTATTCTGGTTGAAATATGAACTACAAACATTTGGTTTGAATGTTAAATGTAATATTTTGGATGGAGTTAtggatttgtttgttttgttgttaaaagcttgaatatatatatatatatatatcaagccaatattgatttttttaaaatctaTTATAACTACTCACACTGATATCAGTGTGGATAATAGTATCACACACAGATATCAGTGAGGATTGAAGTTATCACACACTGATATCAGTGTAGATAATAGTATCACACACTGAAAACTTGATGGACAAATTGAGTATGGTTGTGGATATTCATGGGGCCCACGTCAACAACTTACACTGACTGTAAAATCCGTGTCTAATAGCTATTAGCCCCCCCTCCAAAGTACACCGATAGACATTCCGTATGCGCACCGTATCTAATAGCTTTCCGACACTGACATCCGTGTGAAATACTTTTAATTCTCACTGTTTAAAATCAGTGTGAGAACTCTTTTTGCTAGTAGTGTGTGCGATTGAagttaaaaaatttatatataaagacATTTGATTGATACAATCTCAATCGAGAATGAAGTTTcgctctgaaattacatagtgaaatTTTAAATCTGACATactttttggtcaaattttttcatcttgattgattcaatatttaagtatgttattcaaaatcatctctacaaagtttcatctaatttgacaatAGTTTgagtttcaaaattgagatttacactaatggttcacgttgaacagttttaatttgttcattaattgaatataatttcaatacattaacgatAACTGAATTAGATGACACTTTTTAAAGATGATAttgaataacatacttaaatattgaatcactcaaAACCGAAAAGTATACTAGAATTAGAACTTTACTTTGaatatgaactatatataatatgtattAAGTAGGTAAATAGTTGATTGGTTTAATGAAAGGGTGTTTGAAAGTTGAACGAATTAACCAACTCGACATGGGACATGTGCAAGCCAAGAAAGCAGAAGGGATCGATCAGCAGCATCAGCTAGCCTCATTTTGcatattttgtttgtttggtgTTCTTCTACTCTATTCTACAATTATGAAAGCTTTTGAATTATTGAGTCCCCAATAATTATTCGGCCTAGCTACCGCAATAGCAACAGATGCCTATGCATGTTGTTCTTTGGCACCAACAGCCAGCACACAAAGTTGGATCAAAGGGGAAAATAGAGCAaattacaaagaaaataagagaATTCAATTTCGAAACAATAGCTTCCATATATTGCCAACTAAAATAAACTAGACAAAGCTCGTAGCTTGTCTCAAAGAAAGGTACTACTACTAGCTAGAGGAAAGTTGATTGATTAACTATATTAACTATGTACGTAAAAGAGCTAGAGAGTTGGTTGCTATATATAAAGTTGCAGAAGATTATGTGTGGAAATAAATTGAGTAAACGATATATACCAGTTGAATATTATTGCTGGTATAAAATGATCCTCTTGGAACATTGAATATTCAGGAAATGAGCATTCTGCACCGAACAAATTGACTCCTAATGTTTCACATTAATTTATTGATTCCCATTTGCGGTTACACATTAAGAAGATTAACATACTTGATCAGGTATTCGAACTAGCTAGGCCTTCCATTGATTAAGTTCGTATGTATAACACATGAGGCTTTCCCCAGTATATTAACCAATCGATCGAGTTATGCTATTAGAGTTCAATTAGGTCATATTTTCTCTGTTAATGACATGGATCTAGAAACTTATAACAACGTTAGAATCACTCAAAATGAGACCTGACACAGATTTTTCCCACACTGATATCTGTGTGAAATGTCTTTAtttctcacaaatgaaaatcTATGTGCAACcatgtttttgttaaatttcccTTCAATTTCATTCTATTCAAATTTGCTGCAAAGCCTTGATGGAGGAAATAAGAAGTCTTCGCATGCATACCCTTTTTTGCAATTGCATTTGCTACGTACAACCGATCTATATATCGACATGTCCATGTCCATGTTTAATTCTGGTTTCCCAACCATTACCTTAAATAACTTGGTTAGGTGTAGAATTTAGTGAGCGATCCCAGTTGTTGACCACATGCGTCGTCGCTCATCTCTAGCTAAACACTGAAACACGCACTAATTAAGGATTCccctagtttttattttttgttagaAATGATTCCCCTAGTTTGCATACAACTTAATTGAGTCATCATCAATAGTCAATAGTCAATACTAGTGACTTGGGGGAAATCAATAATGGAAACTAGTTTATAATATGTAAGCGCGTTCATATATGTACATTTTTAATGTTATGAAAGTAATAGAACACTTATCCCCGAACAATGTTCCCCATAAACCGAGctccttccttttattctGGCTCGAGCATACTAGAACATCGTAATTCCAAGGCATACAATGtacgtttttcttaattacTTTAATTGATTAACTTGGGGTAACACTCGCCATACTTGATTAATCAACTGACCAGAGTCGGGCAACAGATCCAAGAGATTGAGCAGGTTTCGATTTTTGTACGTCTAATGTATTCAGTAGCTTTAAATTAATGACTGTAAAATGCAGGAGGGTTGATCTGGTATCATCCATGTCTCCAACAGAAGGTAAATGGTAAATTACTAGTTAGTCATACTTGGCTGCCTTCAAATGGCATGTCGATTCATCGAAAAAAGTAAAATGGCACGTACGAACCTAACTGCTACAGTTGATTTCTTCAAACGCAAGAGAAATAATTGCCCATTATCAGTTTATGATGACCACAGTAGCCAAAGCTTGACTTCAACTTCTCTGCCAGTCAGCCGCTTATCTTTCTATCTCCGTCGTAcgtgattttctttttatctcaAATATAGGTGAACCATTTATCAAGTTCGAGAATTGGTACGTAAACTACAGATGATATTGATGCAAGTAAAGAATCAACCATAATTTAGGAGGAAAATTAGAATAAAGTTAACTTTTACTAATAATTAAGTTCATTGTTACAACTCAATGAACtcatacaaaaaataaaagagttaATTACAACAAAAAATGGAGGAGCGGAGAAAATATCAGCTCCTTGATCGAGCTCACTATTATCTAGCTATAATTAACTAGTTAGCTAGGTAGATAGAACTTGCTTTTCCATATTGATCACATTTAGAATTGCAAAATATATCCATTCAGAATTCAGAGTTCTTGGtactttcttctcttttctgaGTCATGACACGAGAGACGCTCCCAATAGTCTTAGTCTCTTCTAATTATAGGTCAAGGAATCACTAGCCATTGTCTAGCTTACCTCCACGGCTCCCCCACTACTCACCTCAcccactctttctctcttctttacTTGTTTTCTTCCTCCCACCTTCaaccctctccctctcattttcatcatcactATATTCCTACAAACTCAAACGTACACCACAGACCCTTGACACTCCCAAACACCATCACCATGTCTCCAGAGACAAGCCCTTTTCTCCCAACCCTCATCTTGGTGATCATCTCTATCATTCTCACCATCTTTCCAATGACTACAATGTCCGACAATCCATGCGCCTACCCATGTTATCCTCCACCTACCGGTACTACTACCACTCCAACTCCGGTGACCACCACCCCGCCACCGCCTACCACAACAACGACGTATTCACCTCCGGCCTACCCTGGATACTACCCTTACAACCCTCCGCCGAGTATTTATAACGGCGGTGGTGGCTTCGGCTACGGTCCTCCTCCTCCTGACCCTATTCTGCCTTATTTTCCGTTCTACTACAAACATGGTGCTCACGGTGACGCCTCATCAGCAACCTCATCCCACATCACTAGGTCAACGCTCATGGCAAGCGCCACCGCCACCAGTGTCATGCTCCTATTTCTTCTCACTTTTTAATTTGTGAAAGCTAGTATTTTGTGTTAATTAGTCGCAATCAGCTGATTAACTAGTCTCAGGTAATCGATGGTTTATGTCGATGGAAACCGCATTTGTGTCATGATGGTGATGCAGATAGTATTGTATTCTTCTCCTTTACGCTTGTCTTAACGCTTAAAGATGATTAGGATTTTGTAACCGTTTGATTCATGTGTTACATCACCTGTAGTTGTGTTGCACAAAAAGACCAGCTAATTGGAATAATAACCAGGTCCCAGGAACCTTCAAGCTAAGATAAATGCCAAGCCGAGATTCCAGCTTTAATCccatcttctttctttccttagATCAAGGTTAAATATAAACAGACTTACCGACTCATTGAGTAATTCCCTCAAGTGCAACCAATGACTTCAATCTGAATTGGTGTAAACTTCAAGCCAAGTATGGTAAATTTTATGTCGTCGATCATCTAAATTGGCAGCCATTCATTGAAATCGTATGCATCATATCTCTGTTTATACACATGGAAGACTAAACTTACATGAACTTAATGTATTCAAAATGCGTACAAGTGTTGGAGAATAGAATCTCGTATTGAAGAATTTAAGCCTTGAAAACCAACACGTTCAAGAATTTGAGTTGATCATATTTGTACAAAAATAAACAGAACTTGTTTTCTAACGTACTTTTATAAACTAGTACATAGGCCGCGCGCTGCAGCGGCTTCTGTTTGTGTTTTGTCAAAATATATGATGTTACAGATCAGGTCGGATGCTTTTTCACAATTGTTGTTGAAGCACAATAAGCATTAGTCATATTGCTGCACAACACTACCGTATTTGTGCAAAGACACTACATTTACACTACTATGTATGGAAAAATGAGTTTACTGAAACATAATGTTTACCAAAACATTAGTCATAGATGGCAATGCGCGCGT
This is a stretch of genomic DNA from Argentina anserina chromosome 4, drPotAnse1.1, whole genome shotgun sequence. It encodes these proteins:
- the LOC126792472 gene encoding sister chromatid cohesion protein SCC2-like; the protein is MTVSIVVEADPEVLGDKRVQPAVEGRFCDSAISVREAALELVGRHISSHPDVGLKYFEKVVERIKDTGVSVRKRSIKIIRDMCISNRDFSEFTSACIAIISRIGDDESSIQDLVCMTFYEFWFEEQTGSHTQFFGDDSSVPLEMAKITDRTQF